In a single window of the Desulfonatronum thiodismutans genome:
- a CDS encoding phenylacetate--CoA ligase family protein: protein MTFIPQTFPEQLIDIQAAGLRWTVEHAYAGSPFYRERMDQAGVRPEDVRTLDDLRRLPFCDAEDLQSGYPYPLRSVPFEDIVRIHASSGTTGKRKVLCYTQQDIDDWQNMFARCYELAGLTPADRVQIAVGYGLWTAGAGFQLGCERFGAMAVPLGPANSDMHCEMMVDMETTVFCATASMALLMAEELHRRGLIDRVKVSKIILGAERHGDSMRQRIKELLGVEHIFDIYGLTELYGPGTGLDCALHRGIHYWADYFILEILDPVTLEPVPPGEPGEMVVTTLRKQAAPLIRYRTHDVSRLIPGECPCGVSFPLHDRVLGRTDDMFIYRAVNIYPGQIDDVLSRIPGLGSEYQIHLLHRDDGRDVMTLKVERGPNVDVSADKDLAEAVAGEIRRKIMVRSQVEILDYAALPRTERKSKRVFDHRESVSSFWDRAKAG, encoded by the coding sequence TTCATCCCCCAAACATTCCCCGAGCAACTGATCGACATCCAGGCTGCCGGGCTACGCTGGACCGTGGAGCACGCCTACGCGGGCAGCCCGTTTTACCGTGAGCGCATGGACCAGGCCGGGGTGCGGCCCGAGGACGTCCGGACTCTAGACGATTTGCGTCGCCTGCCCTTCTGCGACGCCGAGGATTTGCAATCCGGCTACCCGTATCCCCTGCGCAGCGTGCCCTTCGAGGACATCGTCCGCATCCACGCCTCCTCGGGCACCACGGGCAAGCGCAAGGTGCTCTGCTACACCCAACAGGACATTGACGACTGGCAAAACATGTTCGCCCGCTGCTACGAGCTGGCCGGGCTGACCCCGGCGGACCGGGTCCAGATCGCGGTGGGTTACGGGCTGTGGACCGCGGGGGCCGGGTTTCAACTTGGCTGCGAGCGGTTCGGAGCCATGGCCGTGCCCCTGGGGCCGGCCAATTCGGACATGCACTGCGAAATGATGGTGGACATGGAAACCACGGTCTTCTGCGCCACGGCCTCCATGGCCCTGCTCATGGCCGAGGAACTGCACCGCCGAGGCCTGATCGACCGGGTCAAGGTCTCCAAGATCATCCTCGGCGCGGAACGGCACGGCGACTCCATGCGCCAACGGATCAAGGAACTGCTGGGCGTGGAACACATCTTCGACATCTACGGCCTGACCGAACTCTATGGCCCGGGCACGGGGCTGGACTGCGCACTGCACCGGGGCATCCACTACTGGGCCGACTATTTCATCCTGGAAATTCTGGACCCGGTCACCCTGGAGCCGGTCCCACCCGGCGAGCCGGGCGAAATGGTCGTCACCACCCTGCGCAAACAAGCCGCCCCGTTGATCCGCTACCGCACCCACGACGTGAGCCGCCTGATCCCCGGCGAGTGCCCCTGCGGCGTAAGCTTTCCGCTGCATGACCGAGTTCTGGGGCGCACGGACGACATGTTCATCTACCGGGCCGTGAACATCTACCCGGGCCAGATCGACGACGTGCTCAGCCGCATCCCCGGTCTGGGCAGCGAATACCAGATCCACCTGCTTCACCGGGACGACGGCCGGGACGTCATGACCCTGAAGGTGGAACGCGGACCCAACGTGGACGTCTCAGCGGACAAGGACCTGGCCGAGGCCGTGGCCGGAGAGATCCGGCGCAAAATCATGGTCCGCTCCCAGGTCGAAATCCTGGACTACGCCGCCCTGCCCCGCACCGAGCGCAAGAGCAAACGGGTCTTCGACCACCGGGAAAGCGTGTCCAGCTTTTGGGACCGGGCCAAGGCCGGGTGA
- a CDS encoding branched-chain amino acid aminotransferase, producing MDIRIEPAPEDQLRGKPADESKLVFGNTFSDHMFRVDYREPQGWVDARVVPYQNITMDPAAMVLHYGQGIFEGMKAYRCRDGRIHLFRPFQNFERMNRSATRLCMPTIDVNDQLAALEALLRVDHAWIPHSMGSSLYIRPTMIASEPHIGVRPAKEYIYYIITGPVGAYYAEGFSPVSIYVSDEFVRAVRGGVGEAKTMGNYAASLFAAEVAKKKGFTQVLWLDGIERKYIEEVGTMNIFFRIGDTLVTPPLTGSILPGITRDSVLTLAKKWGMDVQERLIDIQECVDAIQSGTMTEIFGSGTAAVISPVGSISYKDKKYTVRDGGVGDLARRLHDEIVGIQYGEKEDAFGWVHEVKI from the coding sequence ATGGATATCCGCATCGAACCGGCCCCGGAGGACCAACTTCGCGGCAAGCCGGCGGACGAGAGCAAGCTGGTTTTCGGCAATACCTTCAGCGACCACATGTTTCGGGTGGACTACCGCGAACCCCAGGGCTGGGTGGACGCGCGGGTGGTGCCGTACCAGAACATCACCATGGACCCGGCGGCCATGGTCCTGCATTACGGCCAGGGCATCTTCGAGGGCATGAAGGCCTACCGCTGTCGCGACGGTCGGATTCACCTGTTCCGGCCCTTCCAAAACTTTGAGCGCATGAATCGCTCGGCCACCCGGCTGTGCATGCCGACCATCGACGTGAACGACCAGCTCGCGGCCCTGGAGGCCCTGCTTCGCGTGGACCACGCCTGGATTCCCCACAGCATGGGCTCATCCCTGTACATCCGCCCGACCATGATCGCCTCGGAACCGCACATCGGGGTCCGACCGGCCAAAGAGTACATCTACTACATCATCACCGGGCCGGTGGGCGCCTACTACGCCGAGGGCTTCAGCCCCGTGAGCATCTACGTGTCCGACGAGTTCGTACGGGCCGTGCGCGGCGGCGTGGGCGAGGCCAAGACCATGGGCAACTACGCGGCCAGCCTCTTTGCCGCGGAAGTGGCCAAGAAGAAAGGCTTCACCCAGGTGCTTTGGCTGGACGGCATCGAACGGAAGTACATCGAGGAAGTGGGGACCATGAACATCTTTTTCCGGATCGGAGACACCCTGGTCACCCCGCCCCTAACCGGCTCCATCCTCCCGGGCATCACCCGTGATTCGGTCCTGACCCTGGCCAAGAAATGGGGAATGGACGTCCAGGAACGGCTGATCGACATCCAGGAATGCGTGGACGCCATCCAGAGTGGAACCATGACCGAAATCTTCGGCTCCGGCACCGCCGCAGTCATTTCCCCGGTGGGCTCCATTTCCTATAAAGACAAGAAGTACACGGTCCGGGACGGCGGCGTGGGCGACCTCGCCCGGCGGTTGCATGACGAGATCGTAGGCATCCAGTACGGCGAGAAGGAAGATGCGTTTGGCTGGGTGCATGAAGTGAAAATCTGA
- a CDS encoding peptidylprolyl isomerase, whose amino-acid sequence MMTTVVMTTSHGAITIELDAEKAPITVENFLRYVDDGFFQGTIFHRVIPGFMIQGGGMTEDMTPKRGHPPIKNEADNGLKNLRGTLAMARTADINSATSQFFINLKDNAFLDHGGRDFGYAVFGKVVEGMDVVDAIAGVKTGNKSMHQDVPVEPVLITDMVRAE is encoded by the coding sequence ATGATGACCACAGTCGTAATGACCACCAGCCATGGAGCGATCACCATTGAACTGGACGCCGAAAAGGCGCCGATAACCGTGGAGAATTTTCTGCGTTACGTGGATGACGGCTTTTTCCAAGGCACCATTTTTCACCGCGTGATCCCCGGATTCATGATCCAGGGCGGCGGCATGACCGAGGACATGACCCCCAAACGCGGCCATCCGCCCATCAAGAACGAGGCGGACAACGGCCTGAAGAACCTGCGCGGCACCCTGGCCATGGCCCGCACCGCGGACATCAACAGCGCCACCAGCCAGTTCTTCATCAATCTGAAAGACAACGCCTTCCTGGACCACGGCGGCCGGGACTTCGGCTATGCCGTGTTCGGCAAAGTAGTGGAGGGAATGGACGTGGTGGACGCCATTGCCGGAGTGAAGACCGGCAACAAGAGCATGCACCAGGACGTCCCGGTGGAACCGGTGCTGATCACGGACATGGTTCGCGCCGAGTAG
- a CDS encoding helix-turn-helix transcriptional regulator, which produces MTELKYQPVLHDQKAFLEKSMKRKGFKEAYEELAEEYVLVRELLAARARAGLTQEDVAELMGTTKSAVSRLEAAGKHAPSVTTLKKYAHAVGCHLEIKLVPNPPSAIR; this is translated from the coding sequence ATGACTGAACTCAAATATCAACCAGTTCTCCACGACCAGAAGGCGTTTCTCGAAAAAAGCATGAAACGCAAAGGGTTCAAGGAGGCTTATGAAGAACTCGCGGAAGAGTATGTCCTGGTTCGCGAATTGCTGGCAGCGCGGGCCCGGGCCGGTTTGACCCAGGAGGATGTTGCGGAGTTGATGGGAACGACCAAAAGCGCTGTGTCGCGTCTGGAAGCAGCTGGAAAACACGCTCCATCCGTGACGACTCTCAAAAAATACGCACATGCCGTAGGGTGCCATCTCGAGATCAAATTGGTACCGAATCCCCCCTCAGCTATCAGGTGA
- a CDS encoding type II toxin-antitoxin system RelE/ParE family toxin, with amino-acid sequence MPYSIEYFHPKVREDIENWPVGILADYARLVDLLLEFGPSLRMPHSRPMGEGLFELRARGREGIGRALYCFIIGQKVIILHAFVKKTRQTPEHELKIARKRMREVQND; translated from the coding sequence ATGCCCTATTCGATTGAATACTTTCATCCGAAGGTAAGAGAGGATATTGAAAACTGGCCCGTTGGTATTCTTGCAGACTACGCGCGACTGGTTGACCTTTTGCTCGAGTTTGGCCCAAGCCTGCGCATGCCGCACTCACGCCCCATGGGCGAAGGACTTTTCGAATTGAGGGCGCGGGGACGCGAAGGAATCGGACGTGCACTATACTGTTTCATCATCGGGCAAAAAGTGATCATCCTTCACGCTTTCGTAAAGAAGACCCGACAGACTCCTGAGCATGAGCTGAAGATTGCCCGGAAAAGAATGAGAGAGGTGCAAAATGACTGA